A window from Flavobacterium gyeonganense encodes these proteins:
- a CDS encoding UDP-2,3-diacylglucosamine diphosphatase, whose amino-acid sequence MKKRNVELVIISDVHLGTYGSHAKELNNYLSSIKPKTLVLNGDIIDAWQFRKSYFPKSHLKVIQRIIGMASKGTKVFYITGNHDEILRKFSDMNMGNFSLVDKLVLELDDKKAWIFHGDVFDASVQHSKWIAKLGGLGYDYLILCNRFANWCLAKLGKEPYSFSKKIKASVKKAVKFISDFETTATDLAIEKKYDYVICGHIHEPKIIEKENKYGSTLYLNSGDWIENLTALEYHKKRWKLFSYSNADFAEAEENLFEMEDILTSELFTSITKK is encoded by the coding sequence TTGAAAAAAAGAAATGTCGAATTAGTCATCATTTCAGATGTGCATTTAGGAACTTACGGCAGCCATGCCAAGGAGTTAAACAACTACCTTTCAAGCATTAAACCCAAAACATTAGTTTTAAACGGAGATATTATCGATGCCTGGCAATTTAGAAAATCATATTTTCCTAAATCCCATTTAAAAGTCATTCAACGTATTATCGGAATGGCTTCAAAAGGCACTAAAGTGTTTTATATCACCGGAAATCATGATGAGATCCTGAGAAAATTCAGTGATATGAATATGGGTAATTTTTCTTTAGTAGACAAATTGGTTTTAGAACTAGACGATAAAAAAGCATGGATTTTTCATGGAGACGTTTTTGATGCATCAGTACAACACTCAAAATGGATTGCAAAACTAGGCGGCCTTGGTTATGACTATTTGATTTTGTGTAATCGATTTGCAAATTGGTGTTTAGCCAAATTAGGAAAAGAACCTTATTCATTTTCAAAAAAAATAAAAGCCAGTGTAAAAAAAGCCGTTAAATTTATTTCTGATTTCGAAACTACTGCGACTGATCTGGCAATTGAAAAAAAATACGATTATGTAATCTGCGGACATATTCATGAGCCTAAAATTATTGAAAAGGAAAACAAATATGGATCAACTCTATATTTAAATTCAGGAGACTGGATCGAAAATTTAACAGCTTTAGAATATCACAAAAAACGCTGGAAATTATTCTCATATTCTAATGCTGACTTTGCGGAAGCCGAAGAAAATCTCTTTGAAATGGAAGATATTTTAACTTCAGAATTATTTACTTCAATAACTAAAAAGTAA
- a CDS encoding protease complex subunit PrcB family protein, whose translation MKKVVSVLAVFILISCGAKKTSNSNIPLYEILTEQSNGGGNIKFFEILTEPNEIMMLHNDPILKDKMKHDDIATSNYVILNMGEKNTGGYSIGVEKVEETDKNIIITVKENAPAKDAMLMQVVSYPYTVVKIHSKKEIIIK comes from the coding sequence ATGAAAAAAGTAGTTTCGGTTTTAGCGGTTTTTATTTTGATTTCCTGTGGAGCAAAAAAAACATCAAATTCAAATATTCCATTATATGAAATCCTGACAGAACAGTCTAACGGAGGCGGAAATATCAAGTTTTTTGAAATTTTGACTGAACCAAATGAAATCATGATGCTTCATAATGATCCTATTTTAAAGGATAAAATGAAACATGATGATATTGCTACTTCTAATTATGTGATTTTGAATATGGGTGAAAAAAATACAGGAGGATATTCAATAGGAGTTGAAAAGGTAGAAGAAACGGATAAAAATATTATTATTACTGTCAAAGAGAATGCTCCTGCGAAAGACGCTATGTTAATGCAGGTAGTCAGTTATCCGTATACAGTTGTTAAAATACATTCTAAGAAAGAAATTATTATTAAGTAA
- the bshA gene encoding N-acetyl-alpha-D-glucosaminyl L-malate synthase BshA: MKIAIVCYPTFGGSGVVATELGLELARRGHEIHFITYSQPVRLALLNPNVHYHEVNVPEYPLFHYQPYELALSSKLVDMVKLYKIELLHVHYAIPHAYAGYMAKQMLKNEGINLPMVTTLHGTDITLVGNHPFYKPAVTFSINKSDYVTSVSQSLKDDTLKLFKIKNKIKVIPNFIELDKVVKDPQAPCHRGVMANENERIITHISNFRKVKRIPDIIKIFYHIQKEMPAKLMMVGDGPEKENAELLCQELGILDKVIFFGNSNEIDKILLLTDLFLLPSETESFGLAALEAMACGVPVISSNSGGLPEVNFDGVSGYLSDVGNVEEMAANAIKILKDDKVLKEFKNNALEVAKKFDIKNILPKYEALYQKAIDDYKE, encoded by the coding sequence ATGAAAATAGCAATAGTTTGTTATCCGACCTTTGGAGGAAGCGGTGTAGTAGCCACTGAATTAGGTCTTGAATTAGCCAGACGCGGGCACGAAATCCATTTTATTACGTATAGCCAGCCTGTACGATTGGCGCTTTTAAATCCAAATGTCCATTATCACGAAGTAAACGTTCCTGAATATCCTCTTTTTCATTATCAGCCCTATGAACTGGCTTTGTCTAGCAAACTGGTTGATATGGTGAAATTATACAAAATAGAGCTCCTGCATGTACATTATGCTATTCCGCATGCTTACGCAGGCTACATGGCAAAGCAAATGCTGAAAAACGAAGGAATTAATCTTCCGATGGTTACAACCCTTCACGGAACCGATATTACGCTCGTTGGAAACCATCCTTTTTATAAACCTGCTGTAACTTTTAGTATCAATAAATCGGATTATGTGACTTCAGTTTCACAAAGTCTTAAGGATGATACGCTGAAGTTATTCAAAATTAAGAATAAAATTAAAGTAATTCCGAATTTTATTGAATTGGATAAGGTCGTTAAAGATCCGCAGGCACCATGTCATCGTGGTGTTATGGCAAATGAAAATGAACGGATTATTACCCATATCAGTAACTTTAGAAAAGTAAAACGAATTCCGGACATTATTAAAATTTTCTATCATATTCAAAAAGAAATGCCGGCGAAACTTATGATGGTTGGCGATGGTCCCGAAAAAGAAAATGCAGAACTGTTATGTCAGGAACTAGGAATTCTGGATAAGGTAATTTTCTTTGGGAATAGTAATGAGATTGATAAAATTTTACTTTTGACGGACTTGTTTTTACTACCATCAGAAACAGAAAGTTTTGGTCTGGCGGCTTTAGAAGCAATGGCTTGTGGAGTTCCGGTAATTTCGAGTAATTCAGGAGGTTTGCCGGAAGTAAATTTCGACGGTGTTTCAGGATATTTAAGCGATGTAGGGAATGTTGAAGAAATGGCCGCAAATGCCATTAAAATTCTTAAGGACGATAAGGTTTTGAAAGAATTTAAAAACAATGCTTTAGAAGTTGCTAAAAAATTCGATATTAAAAACATATTACCTAAATATGAAGCGTTATATCAAAAAGCAATAGACGACTATAAAGAATAG
- a CDS encoding ABC transporter ATPase — protein MYIPFENLPGESRVWIYQSNRKFSEEEFSEIETDLKAFVEGWAAHGTSLEASFLLKYNRFIVLAVNQEVQAATGCSIDSSVEFIQSLEKKYNVDLLDKMNVTFKLGEHIAHKPLIDFKKMVKDKSVSENTIVFNNLVNNIEEFNESWEVPAADSWHSRFF, from the coding sequence ATGTATATACCTTTTGAAAATTTACCTGGTGAATCCAGAGTCTGGATTTATCAATCGAACAGAAAATTTTCTGAGGAGGAATTTTCGGAAATAGAGACTGACTTAAAAGCATTCGTAGAAGGCTGGGCAGCTCACGGAACAAGTCTTGAAGCTTCTTTTTTGCTTAAATACAATCGTTTTATTGTATTAGCAGTTAATCAGGAAGTACAGGCAGCTACAGGCTGTTCAATTGACAGCTCTGTAGAATTCATTCAAAGTTTAGAGAAGAAATATAATGTCGATCTGCTTGATAAAATGAATGTTACTTTTAAGCTTGGAGAACATATTGCGCATAAACCATTGATCGATTTTAAGAAGATGGTAAAAGACAAATCAGTTTCTGAAAATACGATTGTATTTAATAATCTGGTAAACAATATTGAAGAATTCAACGAATCCTGGGAAGTTCCTGCGGCTGATAGCTGGCACAGTCGATTTTTTTAA
- a CDS encoding (Fe-S)-binding protein: MSYLDNILFAIVLIAGFAFFASGVKKIIRNINLGIDVDRSDNPKARWKNMAMIALGQSKMVKRPIAGVLHIFVYVGFIIINIELLEIIIDGLFGTHRIFAPYLGGVYDVLIASFEILAILVIFAVTVFWIRRNLIRLKRFIHSDLNGFPKNDANYILYFETVLMILFLLMNASDLHLQNVPGGVFHKAGSFPVSQFIAPIFNGMSNELVVILFEVFWWLHIVGILCFMNYLYFSKHLHILLAFPNTYFADLKPKGQFDNLASVTKEVKLMMDPNADPFASPVDENAVPSKFGASDVQDLNWVQLLNAYTCTECGRCTSACPANQTGKKLSPRKIMMDTRDRLQEVGKNIDANKGVFVPDNKTLLNDYITPEELWSCTSCNACVEECPVNISPLSIIMDMRRYLVMEQSAAPMSLNAMMTNIENNGAPWQYSQQDRLNWKNEN; the protein is encoded by the coding sequence ATGAGCTATCTAGATAATATTTTGTTTGCTATAGTTTTGATAGCAGGTTTTGCTTTTTTTGCTTCCGGAGTAAAAAAAATCATCAGAAATATCAATTTAGGTATTGACGTAGACAGAAGCGATAATCCTAAAGCACGCTGGAAAAATATGGCCATGATTGCACTCGGACAATCTAAAATGGTGAAACGTCCTATAGCAGGAGTCCTTCATATTTTTGTGTATGTTGGATTTATAATTATCAATATTGAATTACTCGAAATTATAATTGATGGTTTATTCGGAACACATAGAATTTTCGCGCCTTATTTAGGTGGTGTGTATGATGTCTTGATAGCTTCTTTTGAAATATTAGCCATACTTGTTATTTTTGCTGTAACCGTTTTTTGGATCAGAAGAAACCTGATTCGGCTGAAACGTTTTATACATTCTGATTTAAATGGCTTTCCAAAAAATGATGCTAATTATATCCTGTACTTTGAAACGGTTCTGATGATTTTGTTTTTATTGATGAACGCTTCAGACCTGCATTTACAAAATGTTCCGGGAGGGGTTTTTCATAAAGCAGGAAGTTTTCCGGTAAGCCAGTTTATAGCACCAATTTTTAACGGAATGTCAAATGAACTGGTTGTCATTTTATTTGAAGTGTTTTGGTGGTTGCATATTGTAGGTATTTTGTGTTTTATGAACTATTTGTATTTTTCAAAACACCTGCATATTCTTTTAGCATTTCCAAATACTTATTTTGCCGATTTGAAGCCAAAAGGACAGTTTGATAATCTGGCATCTGTTACTAAAGAAGTGAAATTGATGATGGATCCAAATGCTGATCCGTTTGCATCACCAGTAGATGAAAATGCAGTACCTTCAAAATTTGGCGCTAGTGATGTTCAGGATTTAAACTGGGTACAACTATTAAACGCTTACACATGTACAGAATGCGGGCGTTGTACATCGGCTTGTCCGGCTAACCAGACTGGCAAAAAGCTTTCTCCTCGTAAAATCATGATGGATACAAGGGATCGTTTGCAAGAAGTAGGAAAAAATATCGATGCCAATAAGGGAGTTTTTGTTCCGGATAATAAAACATTACTGAACGATTATATAACGCCTGAAGAGTTGTGGTCTTGTACGTCTTGTAATGCCTGTGTAGAAGAGTGTCCGGTAAATATTAGTCCGTTGTCTATTATTATGGATATGCGTCGTTATTTAGTAATGGAGCAAAGTGCTGCACCAATGTCACTAAATGCAATGATGACTAATATCGAAAATAATGGTGCTCCTTGGCAATACAGTCAGCAGGATCGATTGAACTGGAAAAACGAGAATTAA
- a CDS encoding MlaD family protein, with translation MKLTREIKTAILVIASILLFIWGYSFLKGRDLFTNYKTLYVEYDNVEDLAQSAPVTLNGLGIGKVNKITINETTGKLLVELQLKTDFPISKTSKASLYSPSLIGGKQIKIIPNLADKIPAEDGQTLESTVELGLTESLGGKIEPIQHKLDLMLANINTLVSGLNNVLDKKGQEDLKKSLSELSETMEQFHRASGSLNSILDTNKGQINGIVTNFNKMSGNFNKLSDSLNKADLGKTVRNLNQTLAKVDGIMSNLNSGKGTAGKLLNDDALYNNLSKTSKELELLLQDVRLNPTRYVNVSVFGKKNKPYVAPKEEENPTNNK, from the coding sequence TTGAAACTAACAAGAGAAATCAAAACGGCTATATTAGTCATCGCGTCAATTCTATTATTTATTTGGGGATATAGTTTTTTAAAAGGCAGGGATCTTTTTACTAACTACAAAACATTATACGTGGAATATGATAATGTTGAGGATTTGGCACAATCAGCTCCCGTAACTTTAAACGGACTTGGAATTGGTAAAGTAAATAAAATAACAATTAATGAAACAACAGGGAAGTTATTGGTAGAACTTCAGTTAAAAACTGATTTTCCAATTTCTAAAACCAGTAAAGCGTCACTGTATTCACCGAGTTTGATTGGAGGAAAACAAATTAAAATTATTCCAAATTTAGCTGATAAAATTCCTGCAGAGGATGGACAGACCCTTGAGTCAACAGTTGAGTTAGGATTAACGGAGTCTTTAGGAGGTAAAATTGAACCGATTCAACACAAATTAGATCTAATGCTTGCGAACATTAATACGCTGGTTTCGGGCTTAAACAATGTTTTGGATAAAAAAGGTCAGGAGGATTTAAAAAAGTCATTGTCAGAATTGAGTGAGACTATGGAACAGTTTCACAGAGCTTCGGGAAGCCTGAATTCTATTTTGGATACTAATAAAGGGCAGATTAACGGAATTGTGACAAATTTTAATAAAATGTCAGGTAATTTCAATAAATTATCAGATTCTTTAAACAAGGCTGATTTAGGTAAAACGGTTAGGAACTTAAACCAGACATTGGCAAAAGTTGATGGCATTATGAGTAATTTGAACTCAGGTAAAGGAACCGCAGGTAAATTACTAAATGATGATGCATTGTATAATAATTTGTCTAAAACTTCAAAAGAATTAGAATTATTGCTACAGGATGTGCGTCTTAATCCAACACGTTACGTAAATGTTTCTGTTTTTGGAAAGAAAAACAAACCTTATGTAGCTCCCAAAGAAGAGGAAAATCCGACGAATAATAAATAA
- a CDS encoding N-acetylmuramoyl-L-alanine amidase family protein, whose protein sequence is MNVFNKTKLLFISFLTITSFCAYSQSNVFKVTLDAGHGDHDFGAVYSGRIEKNIALAIVLKVGKILEASPNVQVIYTRKTDVFIDLVERANIANRANSNIFVSIHCNANKNTAADGTETYVMGLSKVASNLEAAKKENSVITLEKDYKRKYEGFDPNSPESMTAMMLMQEEYLDNSISLASKIEDNFEKLGKKLRHGGVKQAPFMVLHKAYMPRVLVETGFVSNPTEGDILNSEAGQNDIAEAIAQAILSYKREYFGTGAPEINEVKPAKDTSVPAKPKTVEAAPKVVKDSPKGTLFKVQLIASIKKTPLEPKNFKGLKNITMIYENNIYKYFYQETSDYEMAKKYLQEAKSKGYGASFLVATRNGEKINIQDAIK, encoded by the coding sequence ATGAATGTTTTTAACAAAACTAAACTACTATTTATTTCTTTTCTAACGATAACGTCTTTTTGTGCTTACTCTCAGTCGAATGTTTTTAAAGTAACACTTGATGCAGGACACGGAGATCACGATTTCGGGGCCGTTTATAGTGGTCGTATTGAAAAAAATATTGCTTTGGCTATTGTACTTAAAGTTGGAAAAATATTAGAAGCTAGTCCGAATGTTCAGGTTATTTATACCCGAAAAACAGATGTTTTTATAGATTTGGTTGAAAGGGCGAATATTGCAAACAGAGCCAACTCCAATATTTTTGTTTCGATACACTGTAATGCAAATAAAAATACAGCTGCAGATGGAACAGAAACTTATGTAATGGGTTTAAGTAAAGTTGCCTCGAATCTTGAAGCTGCGAAAAAAGAGAACTCGGTTATTACTTTAGAAAAAGATTATAAACGTAAGTATGAGGGCTTTGATCCTAATTCCCCTGAATCGATGACTGCAATGATGCTTATGCAGGAAGAATATCTTGATAATAGTATTTCGTTAGCCAGCAAAATTGAGGACAATTTTGAAAAATTAGGAAAAAAGCTTCGTCACGGAGGTGTAAAGCAAGCTCCTTTCATGGTGCTGCATAAAGCTTATATGCCAAGAGTTTTAGTTGAAACTGGTTTTGTATCTAATCCTACTGAAGGAGATATTTTAAATTCAGAAGCTGGTCAAAACGATATTGCAGAAGCTATTGCTCAGGCAATTTTAAGTTATAAAAGGGAATATTTTGGCACAGGAGCCCCGGAAATAAATGAAGTTAAACCTGCAAAAGATACTTCTGTTCCTGCAAAGCCAAAGACAGTTGAAGCCGCTCCAAAGGTTGTTAAAGATTCTCCTAAAGGAACTTTATTTAAAGTGCAGCTTATTGCAAGTATAAAAAAAACGCCATTAGAGCCTAAAAACTTCAAAGGTCTGAAAAACATAACCATGATTTATGAAAATAATATTTATAAATATTTCTATCAGGAAACTTCAGATTACGAAATGGCTAAAAAATACCTGCAAGAAGCTAAGAGTAAAGGATATGGTGCTTCATTTTTAGTAGCAACGAGAAATGGGGAAAAAATCAATATTCAGGACGCTATCAAATAA
- a CDS encoding putative LPS assembly protein LptD, with translation MTCQKTSHTFTKIAFKPLHTNLFNIVLLSFFLSVGCGNLYSQEKKTKKSQVPSARQTDKTKKAVTDTTKTATDTIKTDSIKPKKAFLDGIVKRTAKGYQKIDQKNKTLTLYDEAELYYKDIELKSGIIVLNYDKDEVYAGRIKDSAGVLIQYPNFKQGSNEVQPDSIRFNFKTKKALIYNSRTEQGEFKIKAQITKKENDSVYFLKGARFTTSTDVDNPEYYFRTSRVKFVPGKKVVVGLTNMVIADVPTPIALPYAYFPMSQEKSVSGVIIPSYNDSNTRGFSLQNGGYYFALSDNYDLTVLGDYYTNGSYAMRFESSYAKRYKYRGNVNFRFENLISSERGYPDYSKQNIYNLQWSHSKDSKSNPNSSFSASVNMGSSKYFKQSINQANIGSNLNNTLSSSISWNKTFNTIPQARIALTATHSQNTQTEQINMTLPSLQGSIDRIYPFVGKDGAKKGLIKNINLQYNLSGKNSFVTTDSLFFKPQMFRDAQIGMQHSIPLSTNFKIFKYFSASASTNYQETWVTKTIKKSYDEDLNKVVDQTVNGFDAFRTYNFSSSLGTTIYGTFKFGDTKKIQAIRHVMRPSFSYSYTPSFEKYYDTYAIDATGTTYKDYTRFENGVYGQPGKSNSNIIGFDLSNTFEAKVTDKDSTKTEPKKVMLLNNLNFSTSYNFNADGKTTFALEPVRVSGGTQLFENKMNVNFAATLNPYAIDNSGQQINVFNINNGGSLFRMTSANMTLNYSFSNKNDKKEENKQSERNGGRSDDLFGTNTDLNDTRKSQFSEEESENVITEFFNSKLPWDMTMAYSLTYSNAQRENKITGNSIMVSANMDITPKWKGGISSGYDFVQKGVTFTQLRFERDLLSWRMSFNWTPLGAYSNWNFFIGIKSGMLSDIKWNKRSTLNR, from the coding sequence TTGACATGTCAAAAAACAAGCCATACTTTTACAAAAATAGCATTTAAACCTTTGCACACAAACTTATTTAATATCGTTTTATTATCATTTTTCCTAAGTGTAGGATGTGGTAATTTATATTCACAAGAAAAAAAGACTAAAAAATCCCAGGTACCTTCTGCAAGACAAACAGATAAGACTAAAAAAGCTGTCACAGATACTACAAAAACGGCTACAGATACAATTAAAACAGACAGTATAAAACCGAAAAAAGCTTTTTTAGACGGAATAGTGAAACGTACTGCAAAAGGTTATCAGAAAATCGATCAGAAAAACAAAACACTTACACTCTACGATGAGGCTGAATTGTATTATAAGGATATAGAACTAAAATCGGGTATTATTGTCCTTAATTATGATAAAGATGAAGTATATGCCGGAAGAATAAAAGATTCTGCAGGTGTTTTGATACAATATCCGAATTTCAAACAGGGTTCTAATGAGGTTCAGCCAGATTCAATTCGTTTTAATTTCAAAACTAAAAAAGCTTTAATTTATAATTCAAGAACAGAACAGGGAGAATTTAAAATAAAAGCACAAATAACCAAGAAAGAAAATGACTCTGTTTACTTTTTAAAAGGAGCACGTTTTACTACCTCTACAGATGTTGACAACCCTGAATATTATTTTAGAACCAGCAGAGTAAAATTTGTTCCCGGAAAAAAAGTAGTGGTCGGATTGACTAATATGGTGATTGCAGATGTACCTACTCCTATTGCATTGCCTTATGCCTATTTTCCGATGAGCCAGGAAAAAAGTGTTTCAGGAGTCATCATACCAAGTTATAATGATTCTAACACAAGAGGGTTTTCGCTGCAAAATGGAGGTTATTACTTTGCCTTGAGTGACAATTACGACTTAACGGTTTTAGGAGATTATTACACAAACGGAAGTTATGCCATGCGTTTTGAATCTTCTTATGCCAAAAGATACAAGTATAGAGGAAACGTCAATTTTAGGTTTGAGAATTTAATTTCAAGTGAGAGAGGCTATCCTGATTATTCCAAACAAAACATCTACAACTTACAGTGGTCACATTCAAAAGACTCAAAGTCTAATCCAAATTCAAGTTTTTCTGCCTCTGTTAATATGGGAAGCAGTAAATATTTTAAGCAATCTATTAATCAGGCTAATATTGGTTCAAATTTAAACAACACTCTTAGTTCTTCTATTTCCTGGAATAAAACTTTTAATACAATTCCGCAAGCACGTATTGCTTTAACAGCAACACATTCTCAAAACACACAAACAGAACAAATCAATATGACATTGCCATCCTTGCAAGGAAGCATTGATCGTATATATCCTTTTGTTGGAAAAGATGGTGCAAAAAAAGGATTAATCAAAAATATCAATTTACAATACAATCTGAGCGGTAAAAATAGTTTTGTAACTACTGATTCATTATTTTTCAAACCACAAATGTTTAGGGATGCACAAATCGGAATGCAGCACAGTATCCCGCTTAGCACCAATTTTAAAATATTCAAGTATTTTAGTGCTAGTGCCTCTACAAACTATCAGGAAACCTGGGTAACAAAAACAATTAAAAAATCTTATGACGAGGATTTAAATAAGGTTGTTGACCAAACAGTTAATGGTTTTGATGCTTTTAGAACTTATAACTTCAGTTCAAGTTTAGGGACTACAATTTATGGTACTTTCAAATTTGGCGACACAAAGAAAATACAAGCTATACGCCATGTTATGCGTCCGTCATTTTCCTACTCCTACACACCAAGTTTTGAAAAATATTATGACACTTATGCAATAGATGCCACTGGTACAACCTACAAGGATTACACCCGATTTGAAAATGGCGTTTACGGACAGCCTGGCAAATCAAATTCTAACATAATAGGTTTTGATTTAAGTAATACTTTTGAAGCTAAAGTAACAGACAAAGACAGCACTAAAACAGAACCTAAGAAGGTCATGCTTTTAAATAATCTGAATTTCAGCACCAGTTATAATTTCAATGCTGACGGAAAGACAACATTTGCCCTTGAGCCTGTACGCGTGAGTGGAGGAACTCAGCTTTTTGAAAACAAGATGAATGTCAATTTTGCCGCGACTTTAAATCCGTATGCTATCGATAACTCAGGGCAACAAATTAATGTATTCAACATTAACAATGGAGGAAGTTTATTTCGAATGACAAGTGCTAACATGACACTTAATTATTCGTTTTCAAACAAAAATGACAAAAAAGAAGAAAACAAACAAAGCGAGCGAAACGGAGGACGTAGTGACGATTTATTTGGCACAAACACGGATTTGAATGACACAAGAAAAAGTCAATTTTCTGAAGAAGAATCTGAGAATGTAATTACTGAGTTCTTTAATTCAAAACTTCCCTGGGATATGACTATGGCTTATTCTTTAACTTATTCAAATGCTCAAAGAGAAAATAAGATTACAGGAAATTCCATCATGGTTTCTGCAAATATGGACATTACACCCAAATGGAAAGGCGGAATATCAAGCGGTTATGATTTTGTACAAAAAGGGGTTACTTTTACACAATTGCGTTTTGAAAGAGATTTGCTAAGCTGGAGAATGTCTTTTAACTGGACACCTCTTGGGGCATATTCAAACTGGAATTTCTTTATTGGAATAAAATCAGGAATGCTTAGTGACATCAAATGGAACAAACGAAGTACTTTAAACCGATAA
- a CDS encoding RidA family protein has translation MKKVIFTEKAPAPIGPYNQAILSGNTLYASGQIALNPTTGELVTANIHDETHQVMQNIAAILEAAEMTFENVVKATIFIMDMNNFSAINSVYGSYFNEKTAPARETVQVACLPKNVNVEISIIAVQ, from the coding sequence ATGAAAAAAGTAATTTTTACGGAAAAGGCACCAGCTCCAATCGGACCATATAACCAGGCTATATTATCAGGAAACACTTTGTATGCTTCAGGTCAAATAGCTCTAAATCCAACTACAGGAGAACTTGTTACTGCTAACATCCATGATGAAACCCATCAGGTTATGCAAAATATTGCTGCTATTTTAGAAGCTGCAGAAATGACTTTTGAAAATGTTGTAAAAGCCACTATTTTCATAATGGATATGAATAATTTTTCAGCAATCAATTCTGTTTACGGATCTTATTTTAATGAAAAAACCGCTCCAGCACGTGAAACGGTTCAGGTGGCATGTTTGCCAAAAAATGTAAATGTTGAGATTTCTATAATTGCAGTGCAATAG
- a CDS encoding methylglyoxal synthase, which translates to MEIAIIAHDGKKADLINFLIKNTEVLQKENISLIGTGTTGGKAEAAGFKTRRMLSGPLGGDAQIAGRVAEGLTHMVFFFKDPLSSHPHEADINMLIRVCDVHNVPLATNEATAQLLLDAIALQL; encoded by the coding sequence ATGGAAATTGCAATTATTGCACATGACGGTAAAAAAGCAGATTTAATTAATTTTTTAATTAAAAATACCGAGGTTCTGCAAAAGGAGAATATAAGTTTAATTGGTACAGGCACAACCGGAGGAAAAGCGGAAGCAGCAGGTTTTAAAACAAGACGAATGCTCTCTGGACCTTTGGGTGGTGATGCGCAAATAGCCGGAAGAGTAGCAGAAGGCTTAACGCATATGGTTTTCTTTTTTAAGGATCCTTTGTCTAGCCATCCACATGAGGCAGATATTAATATGCTAATCAGGGTTTGTGATGTGCATAATGTGCCGCTGGCAACTAATGAAGCAACGGCACAATTATTATTAGATGCTATTGCACTGCAATTATAG
- a CDS encoding N-acetylglucosamine kinase → MKLIVDSGSTKADWIAIDDSGKVLFTTQTLGLNPEILDGPEIIERVNDRFDISQNRKEATHLFFYGAGCGTDRMKLSLSQVFQGYFENAIVEVQEDTYAAVYATTPKGEEAIVSILGTGSNCSYFDGKVLHQKVQSLGYIVMDDCSGNVFGKELIRKYYFNKMPKELAVEFEKEYDVDPDFIKNKLYKEPNPNAYLATFAKFLIQHKDSDFCRKIIFKGMKSFVKNYIKQYDNCQEVPVHFVGSIAFYLKDELQEIFDKYELKLGNVLRRPIDGLIAYHVANK, encoded by the coding sequence ATGAAATTAATAGTTGATAGTGGATCTACCAAAGCTGATTGGATTGCAATTGATGATAGTGGAAAAGTGTTATTCACAACACAAACTTTAGGGCTAAATCCGGAGATCCTTGATGGTCCGGAGATAATTGAAAGAGTAAATGATCGTTTTGATATTTCACAGAACAGAAAAGAAGCTACTCATTTATTTTTTTATGGTGCAGGCTGTGGTACTGACAGAATGAAACTGTCTTTATCACAGGTGTTTCAGGGATATTTTGAAAACGCTATTGTAGAAGTTCAGGAAGATACTTATGCTGCAGTATATGCTACTACACCTAAGGGAGAAGAAGCAATTGTCAGTATTTTAGGTACAGGATCTAATTGCAGTTATTTTGATGGAAAAGTGTTGCATCAAAAGGTGCAATCATTAGGTTATATTGTAATGGATGATTGCAGTGGAAATGTTTTTGGAAAAGAACTGATCAGAAAGTATTATTTCAATAAAATGCCTAAAGAACTGGCTGTTGAGTTTGAAAAAGAATACGATGTGGATCCTGATTTTATTAAAAATAAATTATATAAAGAACCAAACCCAAATGCCTATTTAGCAACTTTTGCTAAATTTCTTATTCAGCATAAAGATTCCGATTTTTGCAGAAAAATCATTTTTAAAGGAATGAAATCTTTCGTTAAAAATTATATCAAACAATATGATAATTGCCAGGAAGTTCCCGTTCATTTTGTTGGATCTATAGCTTTTTATTTAAAGGATGAGCTGCAGGAGATATTTGATAAATATGAACTTAAATTAGGAAATGTTTTAAGACGTCCAATCGACGGGCTTATTGCATATCACGTTGCTAATAAATAA